In Populus alba chromosome 9, ASM523922v2, whole genome shotgun sequence, a genomic segment contains:
- the LOC118058867 gene encoding F-box protein SKIP23 produces MAEWTHLPKDLIELISKCLDTSTDLLRFRSVCNSWRSSIPPKSPRLSSNTFKILPNDGISHTSFGFSLFKRNIFLIGLPNSHNQADPQGWLVKIEEDVPGKKHLFDPLSRCRSTSLPHSLPRVLDLMNLRIRELGHEYVLHHVSYKPNSSSFTDAGNLYMEKVVMIWLNCETEFVLLTIHVSGKLAMFKSGDKRWTIINEMPSPFDDVIVYKGRFYAVDNTGRTVVVALDTDLGLVGDPVFGGDKKYLVESKGDLLLVDMYLSIDTDEGLSIGNDVVQDLVQYMSERTVRFKVFKLNEEGKSWIEVKNLEDRVLFLGDDSTFSASASELSGCKGNCIFFEDNFFYSREEGDDGSMIGRDIGVFELESGCIGPLRNFPDYSKMFWPPPDWVASTSLEVQNQNQLEELLIEK; encoded by the exons ATGGCAGAGTGGACCCACCTTCCAAAAGATCTCATAGAACTCATCTCCAAATGCCTAGACACCTCCACAGACCTCCTCCGTTTCCGTTCCGTCTGCAATTCATGGCGATCCTCAATCCCTCCGAAATCACCCCGTTTATCATCAAACACCTTTAAGATCCTCCCAAATGACGGTATCTCTCACACCTCTTTTGGGTTTTCTCTGTTCAAGCGAAATATATTCCTCATTGGGTTGCCGAATTCCCATAACCAGGCAGACCCACAAGGCTGGCTTGTCAAAATCGAAGAAGATGTGCCTGGTAAAAAACACTTGTTTGATCCTTTATCACGGTGCAGGTCAACTTCTTTGCCTCATAGTCTTCCTCGTGTTTTAGATTTAATGAATTTGAGAATTCGTGAATTGGGTCATGAATATGTTCTGCATCATGTTAGTTACAAGCCGAATTCGTCGAGTTTTACTGATGCTGGTAATTTATACATGGAGAAAGTTGTAATGATTTGGTTAAATTGCGAAACCGAGTTTGTTTTGTTAACAATTCATGTTTCTGGGAAGTTGGCCATGTTTAAGAGCGGTGATAAGAGATGGACTATTATTAATGAAATGCCATCGCCTTTCGATGACGTTATTGTTTATAAAGGGAGGTTTTATGCCGTGGATAATACCGGCAGGACTGTGGTTGTTGCGTTGGATACAGATTTGGGTTTGGTTGGGGATCCCGTTTTTGGTGGGGACAAGAAGTATCTGGTTGAGTCGAAGGGGGATTTGTTGCTGGTTGATATGTATTTGAGTATTGATACTGATGAAGGGTTGAGTATTGGCAACGATGTTGTGCAGGATCTTGTTCAGTATATGAGTGAGAGGACGGTTCGGTTTAAGGTTTTTAAGTTGAATGAAGAAGGGAAGAGTTGGATTGAGGTGAAGAATTTGGAAGATCGAGTGTTGTTTTTAGGTGATGATTCCACGTTTTCTGCATCGGCTTCTGAGCTTTCTGGTTGCAAGGgcaattgtatattttttgaggataatttcttttattcaagAGAGGAAGGAGATGATGGATCAATGATTGGTCGTGATATAGGTGTGTTCGAATTGGAGAGTGGTTGTATAGGACCTTTAAGGAATTTTCCTGATTACTCCAAGATGTTCTGGCCACCTCCTGATTGGGTTGCTTCAACTTCATTGGAA GTGCAGAATCAAAACCAGCTGGAAGAGCTGTTGATAGAGAAGTGA